Part of the Heptranchias perlo isolate sHepPer1 chromosome 20, sHepPer1.hap1, whole genome shotgun sequence genome is shown below.
tgacagaaggtgagatgaccgagtgaatctcttcttacacacgaagcagatgaacggcctctccccagtgtgagtgcgttggtgtgttagcagattaattttgcttttaaacctcttcccacagtcagaacatttaaaaggtgtcttatcagtgtgaactcgctggtatgacagaaggtgggatgatcgagtgaatctcttcttacgcacggagcaagtgaacggcctctccccagtgtgaactcgctggtgtgacagaaggtgggatgaccgagtgaatctcttcttatgcTGAGAgcgggtgaacggcctctccccagtgtgagtgcgttgatgtctcagcagttcgtttctgattttaaatctcttcccacagtcagaacatttgaaaggtctctcatcagagtgaaatcgctggtgcatcagcagttcggatgaaatagtgaatcccttcccgcacacagagcaggtgaacggtctctccccagtgtgagtgcgctggtgtctccacagttcgtttctgcttttaaagcttttcccacagtcagaacatttaaaaggtctctcattggagtgaactcgctggtgtgacagaaggtgagatgaccgagtgaatctcttcttatgcTGAGAGCGGGTGATCGGTTTcaacccagtgtgagtgcgttggtgtgtcagcagattccttttgcttttaaacctcttctcacagtcagaacattcaaaaggtctctcatcagtgtgaactcgctggtgtgacagcagTTCAGATGAatcagtgaatcccttcccgcacacagaggaggtgaacggcctctccccagtgtgagcgcgttggtgtttcagcagattacttttgcttttaaatctcttctcacagtcagaacatttaaaaggtctctcatcagagtgaactcgctggtgtgacagaaggctggatgaccgagtaaatctcttcttacacacggagcaggtgaacggcctctccccagtgtgacctcgtcggtgtctcagcaggttggatgactgagtgaatctcttcccacacacaaagCAGCagtacggcctctccccagtgtgaactcgttggtgtgacagcatatcgtttctgcttttaaatctcttctcacagtcagagcatttaaaaggtctctcaacagagtgaactcgctggtgtgtcagcagggtggatgaccgagcgaatcccttcccacacagagAGCAGGTAAAcgacctctccccagtgtgagtgcgttggtgtgtcagaaggtgggatgaccgagtgaatctcttctgacacacagagcaggtgaacggcctctccccagtgtgagtgcgctggtgtACCAGCAGATCATTTGtccttttaaagctcttcccacagttagaacatttaaaaggtctctcatcagagtgaactcgctggtgtatcagcagggaggatgaatcagtgaatctcttcccgcacacggaacaggtgaacggcctctccccagtgtgagtacgttggtgtgtccgcagattacttttgcttttaaacctcttcccacagtcagaacatttaaaaggtctcttaccagagtgaactcgctggtgtgtcagcagggaggatgaatcagtgaatctcttcccacacacggaacaggtgaacggcctctccccagtgtgaaatcgctggtgtatcaggaggCCGTATGACTgaacgaatcccttcccacacgtggagcaggtgaacggcctctccccagtgtgactgcgtcgatgagtttccagctctgaagggtaattgaatcccttcccacagtccccacatttccacggtttctccgtggtccgggtgtccttgtgtttctccaggttggacgatcagttgaagcctcgtccacacacaaaACACGTGTACGgtgtctccccgctgtgaatggtgcgatgttttttcaggctgtttcactggttaaagctctttccacagtcagtgcattggaacactctcactcgggtgtttgaaatcttctcccacagacagaacaaacaaacatttctccttctatattcaaaggccgatgatattcaagtcctgatgaatcgagtgactctgtcagatcttgacatgatctttggtttgagtttcctgtttGCAAATCCTCCCATTTCAATAccctgcaaaaagattttacaaaagtcatcactgtaaatacacgatcgaaattcagaacacacaattctagtttctacggAACATTCTTTCATCTCTTGttccccaaagctgtaaatccccgtcccacacactctccctcctccctgtgctgaaatccaaacccatcccatcatctttcagtggccctaaaccatgagttaatgtgagagagtgaatgtgagagagtgagaaagtgaatgtgagagtgcattagagagtgaatgtgagtacagcagtggactcattgtggagaatgaagtggggcaggtggagcatgtttcagtggggcagcagtgatcataatctcattaggtttagaatagttacggaaaaggacaggggacagtcaaatgtgaaaatacttaactggaggagggcgaattccagtgaattaaaaagggatcttgtccaggtggattggaatcaaaaatccaggcagaacagtaattgaacaatgggaggccttgaaggaggagttggttcaggtacagagcagacagatccccacgggggagaaaggaagggcattcaaagctggagctccctggatgactaaagagatagagattaaaatgaaacagaaaaaggaggcttatgacgaatgtaaggttcataatacagtcgtgaaccaggctgaacaaagaaagtacagaggagatctaaaaaagggaataagaggtgcaaagagagagtatgagaatagattggtggttaacataaaagggaatccaaaagtcttttctaaacatacaaacagtaaaagggtagtcaaaggaagggtgggtcgatttgggacaaaaaaggagatcttcttgtggaggcagagggcatggctgaggcactaaatgaatactttacatccgtcttcaccagagaagaggattctgccattgtacagtaaaggaggaggtcgtagtgatattggagacgataaaaatagataaagaggaggtacttaaaagattggcagtgctcaaagtaaaaaagattttcggtccagatgtgatgcctccgagattactgagggaagtaagggtgtagatagtggaggctctgaccacaatcttccaatcctccttggatatgggagtgatgtttgaggactggaggattgcaagtgttacacccctgttcaaaaatatgggagagggataaacccgggaattacaggccagtcagcctaacgtcggtggtgggaaacttctcGAGAccagaatccgggacaaaattaattctcacttggaagaacgtgagttaataaatgacagtcaatatagatttgttaaaagtaaaatcaggtctgactaatttgattgagttcgtcaatgaaataacggagagggttgatgagggtagtgactcGATGTTGTGTCCATGgacatttaaaaggcgtttggtaaagtaccaccgaatggacctgttggtaaaattgaagcccatggcagcatggatacaaaattggcggagagacagaatgcagagagcagtggggaacaattgtttcacagactggaaggaagtatacagtgaagttccgcagggattggtattaggaccatgcctctttttgatatatattaatgaccgagacgtgtaactagtggggtgctgcaaggatcagtgcttgggcctcagctatttacaatatatatcattgacttcgatgatgggaccgagtgtaaagtatccaagtttgctgatgatataaaactagatgggaaagtaagctgtgaggaggacaaagagtctgcaaagggatatagacaggttaagtgagtgggcaagaaggtggcagatagagtataatgtggggaaatgtgaggttattcactttggtaggaagaatagaaaaacagaattttttttaaatggtgagaaatgattaaatgttggtgttcagagagattggatgtcctcgtacaagaaacaccgaaagataacatgcaggtacagcaagcaattcggaaggcaactggaatgttggaatttattgcaagggggttggagtagaagaataaggaagtcttgttgcaattgtacagggctttggtgagaccacatctggagtaatgtgtacagttgtgctctccttatctaaggaaggatatacttgccttggagccggtgcagcaaaggttcactagattgattcctgggattagagggttgtcctatgaggagagattgagtaaaatgggctaattcattctctctggagtttggaagaatgagacgtgatttcattgaaacttcTCAGATTCggagagggcttgagagggtagatactgagaggatgtttcccctggctggacagtgtcGAACtcggggcatagtttcaggataaggggtcggccattttggactgagaagaggaggaatttcttcactcagagggttgtaaatctttggaattctctacctcaaagggctgtgaatggtcagtcgttgagtatttgcaaggctgagatcgatagatttttggactcgaagggaatcaagggatatggggatcgggcagtaaagtggagttgagatcgaagatcagccttgatcttgttgaatggcagagcaggctcaatacggcctactcctgctcctattttttatgttcttatgaaccgtcatgttttcttcctcatttacagactctccctgacattcaacatttctccttcatttacaaacaattcctgaccaatcaccatttctccttcatttacagatgctccctgactgatccacatttctccatcatttgcaGACGatgcctgactgatcaccatttctccttcatttaccgacGTGCCCTAACtgatctccatttctctctcatttacagacactccctgaccgatcaccatttctccttcatttcgagacgctccctgaccgatcaccatttctccttcaccgacagacgctccctgaccggtcaccatttctccttcatttacagacgctccctgaccgagcaccacttctccttcatttacagacgctccctgaccgatctccattgttccttcatttccagacgctccctgaccgttcaccatttctccttcatttacagatgctccctgaccgttcagcatttctccttcatttccagacgctccctgaccgttcaccatttctccttcatttacagacgctccctgaccgatcaccatttctccttcatctacagacgctccctgaccgatcaccatttctccttcatttacagacgctccctgaccgatcaccatttctccttcatttacagacgctccctgaccgatcaccatttctccttcatttacagacgctccctgattcgatgagtcacgaggtttgacgctgactctgcgcatgctcggaggccgcgggccgtttgttgagtttcgggtctgatctaaaccggagcccccggagtgtagagagagagaggagaatgttcactgtttgatattcgggcccggggccgcactcggggtttgtgaagcccccgccccctcccccggggtttattaacccgctccccccgcccatctctcacctgttgcggacacgatctcggcctcactccccgcccgccgcgcatgctcagctcacactgcccgggtgattgacgggagctccggaccaataggaagagcggagagggactggaggaccgagcgggcggttggtcctccaaccaatgggagtgagtgaggggcgggacttgcggcaccgagtgggcggggctgagcccggatctccctcattggctgaaactctgcctcattttgaaagctgattggtgtgaaactcttggggaaaactggccctttgtgttgtggagaaaaaccgatggaaccgagtgggtggagcaaagatttcaacattgggaatgaaatggattaattcaggacagacagcagggattattggagggaataacacagtgtggggataaaatgcaatggaggttgtgaagatggattgttaaaaagtgtttgagaagatgccggacaggaggcttgttgatcagattaaagctcacggtattaaagggagtgggtcagtgtggatgggaagttggagaaagggcagagtggtggttaatggatgtttttcagactgtggggatgtaaacagtggtgtccccaggggcagtgttgggaccattggtcttctcaatacagagaaatgacctgggcttgggaacaagggcataagatcaacatttcctgacaacaccaacatagggagcattaagaactgtgaagaggaatgttcGCAACTTCAGTGTGGcatcggaacattaggaacaggagtaggccattcagcccctcgagcctgtttcaccattcagtgagattggtatcagtgactgtggggttggattATATCAGAGTGGGGTGAATTGATGTCAGTGATGGTGGGACTGGTTTATATCAGGCAagaggagattggtatcagtgactgtggagttggtttatatcagatcGGAGGAGATTTGTGTCAGTGACTGTCGGTTTGGTTTATgttagacaggaggagattggtttcagtgactgtggggttggattATATCAGAGTGGGGTGAATTGATGTCAGTGATGGTGGGACTGGTTTATATCAGGCAagaggagattggtatcagtgactgtggagttggtttatatcagatcGGAGGAGATTTGTGTCAGTGACTGTCGGTTTGGTTTATgttagacaggaggagattggtttcagtgactgtggggttggattatatcagacaggaggatgttggcatcagtgactgtggggttgatttatatcagacaggaggagattggtgtcagtgactgtgaaattggtttatatcagacaggaggagattggtgtcagtgactgtggaattggtttatatcagacagggggagattggtgtcagtgactgtggaattGTTTTTTCTCAGACAgggggagattggtgtcagtgactgtgagaCTGGTTTATATccgacaggaggagattggtatcagtgactgtgcagttggtttatatcagacaggaggaaattggtttcagtgactctgcagttggtttatatcagacaggaggagattggtgtcagtgatggTGGAGTTGGTTTATATccgacaggaggagattggtatcagtgactgtgcagttggtttatatcagacaggaggagattggtatcagtgactgagcggttggtttatatcagacaggaggagattggtatcagtgactgtggaatTGGTTGACATCAGacgggaggagattggtgtcagtgactgtggaattggtttgtatcagtgtgggggagattggtatcagtgactgtgggattggtataCATCAGACAGGTGGAAATTgatgtctgtgactgtgtgttttttatcagactggaggtgattggtgtcattgactgggttcaggaactggaattagccattcagcccctgaagcctACTCCACCGTTCAattggatcaggactaatctgtgtcacaactccatttacttgcctttgctccaaatcccttgcaaccctcatgcaacacaaatctatcgatctcaatattgaaaatttcaatcgagccccagcatccacagcctttcggggaatTGAGTTtgtcatttccactaccctttgtgtgaaaaattgccaccttattttgctctcaaatgacctagctctaattttaagattatcaagaaggtgacagatggagtacaatgtggggaaatgtggaaattattcactttggtaggaagaatagaaaagcagaatattttttaaaagtgagagtccaagaaatgttggtgttcagagggatttgagtgtccttgtacactgatcacagaaagttaatatgcaggtgcagcaaacaattaggaaaacaaataatatgttggcctttattttaagtgctttggagaataagagtaaggaagtcttgctgcaattatatcgggctttggtgagaccacacctggagcactgcgtacagttttggtctccttacccgagcaaggatatacttgccttagagggggtgcaacaaaggttcactggattgattcctgggatgagagggttgttgtatgaggagagattaagtaaaaTAGTCCCatattgtctggagtttagaagaatgcgagatgatctcagtgaaacatctaacattcttggagggcttgacagggtcgatgctgagaggctgtttcccctggctggaaagtatagaacgagggggcatagtctcaggataagtgatcggccatttaggactgagatgaggaaaaatttctttaatcagagggtggtgaatctttggaattctctaccgcagagggctgtgaatgctcagtcgttgaatatattcaagaatgagatcgagagatttttgtgcaccgaggaatcaaggaatcgggcaggaaattgtagttaagatagaagatcagccatgtacttactgaatggcagagcaggctcgaggggccgtatggcccactcctgctcctatttcttatgccctcttgttctggattccccctccagaagaaatcatttctctgtatctaccttattaaatccctttattattttaaacatctcggtgagatcacatctcaatgttttaaaatcaatggaataaaaactaagtttatgcaaactgtcctcataatttaatccttttaaccccggcatcattctggtgaatctgcactgtatctttcCCAAGGCCGATTGATCTCTCCTTAGGTTCGGTGCcctgttctccagatggggtctgaccaaggttcttcacaactgaagcatcacttctgtattccaaccccactcaagataaaggtcaacattaaattagacttgttgattattgtccagatttgtaaggtatttgcaaaggattcgaggggatcttagagttgggatttttctttattctgtccactcaaagtgtttgataacagacttactcctttgaatttagtgctggattattggtccgtgatgtgtttacttgtttgtattttgttaaatacatttgctgagtggaTTTAAATTGAagccgagattcccaggcctgatgctctattcacacatcgaaggtgagagagatgctgtgggacacacgataagtccagtagctgaaagtgattcacagactgggttttgtgtttagtgatcccgggtacattaccgataccttccctggatcccaaggctgggagaggcactcgggaaggaccggggaactgggacttggccatgagagtaattgaaggtgtgagaactgaaataacctgaagtgagaaaggaaaaaatgcagaataatcggtaattaggacatgaattagtctcttatcttgaattcatcaagtaattgacccattcttTGTGAaataaagttgatttatttgatatttatccagaatattgaaattcagcccagttatagcggttattaacatcagcagaaacaaatcccaacttccagaatgaggttctgctgctgaaaccctcatccatgcctttgtttatctctagactcgactattccaatgctctccaggcccggccttccactttacaccctccgtaaacttaaacccacaatctccagatcaataatcagtcccattattcattgtgtcactggcccaggctgtggagaacacagagcagctcacactcccacagcgctgcggtatgagcaggtaccgagtcagcctcagtcatgagcactggaatccacgagtccgggtgtgtcaaaggagcacggtgaacaatcaccaaagtgaaatatttttgccgcttcccttcaATACCTCAGCTGGTAGcgcgacaagactgtcgtggaaaataagatAAAGTCATCCTTATGTCATTTGTTGAATTCCAGCTCGAAATATTAcgcgtgattttgcaataagctgcaattagttcaaggtcgctctcttaacttcacaggcaacttacagattaacatgttgccatgaaggcacaggacgcctcttttcctttctcaaaccttgaaactttctgtgtctgcccaaa
Proteins encoded:
- the LOC137335654 gene encoding zinc finger protein 84-like encodes the protein MLSHQRVHTGERPYCCFVCGKRFTQSSNLLRHRRGHTGERPFTCSVCKKRFTRSSSLLSHQRVHSDERPFKCSDCEKRFKSKSNLLKHQRAHTGERPFTSSVCGKGFTDSSELLSHQRVHTDERPFECSDCEKRFKSKRNLLTHQRTHTGLKPITRSQHKKRFTRSSHLLSHQRVHSNERPFKCSDCGKSFKSRNELWRHQRTHTGERPFTCSVCGKGFTISSELLMHQRFHSDERPFKCSDCGKRFKIRNELLRHQRTHTGERPFTRSQHKKRFTRSSHLLSHQRVHTGERPFTCSVRKKRFTRSSHLLSYQRVHTDKTPFKCSDCGKRFKSKINLLTHQRTHTGERPFICFVCKKRFTRSSHLLSHQRVHTDERPFKCPDCEKSFKSRNELWRHQRTHTGERPFTCSVCKKRFTRSSHLLTHQQVHSEERPFKCSDCEKSFKSRNELWRHQRTHTGERPFTCSVCKKRFTRSSHLLSHQRVHTDERPFKCSDCEKRFKSRNELLRHQRTHTGERPFTCSVCKKRFTRSSHLLTHQRTHPHVLTARSVLKAQTIC